A portion of the Bubalus kerabau isolate K-KA32 ecotype Philippines breed swamp buffalo chromosome 1, PCC_UOA_SB_1v2, whole genome shotgun sequence genome contains these proteins:
- the LOC129641798 gene encoding mitochondrial import receptor subunit TOM20 homolog: protein MMGQKSTIAPRVCRALFIGYCIYFDRKRQSDPNFKNRLRKRRKKQKFAKERAGLSKLPDLKDAEAVQKFLLEEIQLSEELLAQGEYEKGVDHLTNVIAVCGQPQQLLQVLQQTLPPPAFQMLLTKLRTISQRIVSAQSLAEDDLE from the coding sequence ATGATGGGCCAGAAGAGCACCATCGCCCCCAGAGTGTGCAGGGCCCTTTTCATCGGTTACTGCATTTACTTCGACCGCAAGAGACAGAGTGACCCCAATTTCAAGAACAGGCTGCGAAAacgaagaaagaaacaaaagtttGCCAAGGAGAGAGCTGGGCTTTCCAAGTTACCTGACCTTAAAGATGCTGAAGCCGTTCAGAAATTCCTTCTAGAAGAAATTCAGCTCAGTGAAGAATTACTAGCTCAAGGTGAATATGAGAAGGGTGTAGACCATCTGACAAATGTGATTGCTGTGTGTGGACAGCCACAGCAGTTACTGCAAGTGTTGCAACAAACTCTTCCACCACCAGCATTCCAGATGCTTCTGACTAAGCTCCGAACAATTAGTCAGAGAATTGTAAGTGCTCAGAGCTTGGCTGAAGATGATCTGGAATGA